The Meiothermus sp. genome segment AGCCCGAGGGTGGCCAGGCGCTTGAGCCTGTAGGCGGCGGCGTCTACCTTCAGCCCCAGCCCGAAGGCGTACTCACTGGCCGATAACTCCTGGAACACCAGGGGGCCGAGGGTGCGGGCGCTGTCTACGTTGAGGAGAAAGCGTATGGCGCGGGGGTCGTCAACCGTTTGAATGCTGGTGGAATTCTCCGGTTGCATTTCCATCTGCTTAGGATAAATCCTCTTCATAAGAGGTCGTTGAGTCCGGACACGGCCTCTAAAAAGGAGGTAAGGCATGTTAAAGACCGTATCTGCACGTCTGGAGATCCCCCGTCGGCTGAACTTCAGGGCGGAGGGAATTCACCACCTGCCCCGCCCGTCGCTCGAGCTCTGGATGGGCGAGGCCCTGCCCCGCTGCGCGAAAAAGGGCTCGAATATCTCCCCTGCCATCTCATACACGATCAATTACACCTGGGTGCCGCCGATGGAGGCCCACCGGTCTCAACTACCCGCCGTGTGCCCCTGCGCTTCTGGGATGTAGACCATGGCCACATCCGTAAGCGGCCTTTCGCAACGTCTCGCGAGCGCCCTGGAGCCAGTCTTCGGGCGCTCGCCCACGCTGATATCTGACAGCCCGGAGCTGGTCGAGTGGCTCGCAGACCAGGGGTGTGAGTCCGTCCTCCTGGAAGTGGGAGCGGTCGAGAGGTTGTCCAAGCGCCATCGGCAGAATGTGCTGATGATCCCCGCCACCGACCAGGCCTTCTCCTTCCACGTGCTCGACCGGGCGTTCCGGGGAAGCCGTGTCCTGATCGTCCCGGTGATCGCCTTTGACCCGGCCCTCGAGGCGGCGCAGTACACCGTCGAGATGGTGTCGCGCTCCGACTTCGCCGCGGCGGTGGCCCAGAATCGGGCCTGGCTGGATCTGGTGCAGTACGCTGCAGAACCCCTGGTGTTTGAGGGGCCCGCCGGGCGGCTGGAGTGTGGGATCAAGGAGCGGGTGCAGCTGATGAAGCCCCGCACCCAGACCATGCTACTCCCCGGGGAGTGGGAGGCCATCGGCATGTACTTCGAGGTGCCGATGATCCCGGACAACGAGGACTTCTTCCATCCGGGCTACATCGTCAACGGCCAACTGGAGGTTTGTGGCGCGGCCGTGGCCCGGCACCGGCAGATGCCCGCCCCACTGGTGCCCCTGCACGCCGAGGCGTGGGAGCTGATGAGCGGCCTACTGGCCGAGGGCCGCTTCCCGCTGAAGGTCGAGGTGAAGGACTCGCGGCTGGTCGGGGCCACCGCCGGCGGGCGGGACATCACACCGGAGCTGCTGCGGCTGTCCAACGAGAAGCTCGAGCTGCTGCTGATCGAGTTCGCCTTTAGCAACAACCCCAGCCTCAAGGCGGGCATGCTTGACTGGAGCGTGAACTCGGTGATGAATGAGGGCATCCAGGGCCTCCACATCGCCGTTGGCGACGGCCTAACGGGTGCGCACATCGACCTGATCTGCGCCGACCTGGAGCTGACCAGCCATGATCTCGGAGCGGCAGGCTAGCTTAGGCGAGGTCGGGCAGGTGGTGGTGCGGGCGACCGACCTGTGGAAGACTTTCCGGCCGGGCCGGCGCGTGATCGAGGCCGTGCGCGGGGTCTCGCTGACGGTGGCGCGGGGCGAGGTACTGGCCTTTCTCGGGCCCAACGGCTCGGGCAAGTCGACTACAATTCGGATGATGGCCGGGCTCATGCGCCCGGACTCCGGCAAGGTAGAGGTGCTTGGTGTTGAGCTGTCGTCTGGCCTGCGTGGCAGCGCGGGGGTCGGCGCGGTTCTCGAGGGCAACCGCAACATGTACTGGCGCATGACCGTCGGCGAGAACCTGATGTACTTCGGCCGGCTGCGGGGGCTCAGCCGCCGGGAGGTGCGCGCCGAAAGCGACCGCCTCCTCGAGCAGTTCGGGCTGGCCGAGCGACGCGATGACCTGGCCCAGCAGCTCTCGCGGGGCTTGCAACAGCGCCTCGCGGTCGCGCTGGCACTGCTGCACCGGCCCAGCTTCCTGCTGCTAGACGAGCCGACCCTGGGGCTCGACTTCGAGTCCACGGAGGCCCTTAAGCGCATCATCCATGAGGTCGCCGGGGCGGGCACGGCAGTGCTGCTGGCGACCCACCAGCTCGACGTAGCAGAGTCGCTGGCCACCAGGGTCTCCCTGATCCACCGGGGGCGGCTGGTTGTGGACGAGAAGATCCAAAGCCTCGTGGCTCGGTTCTCCGGCGACTCCTTCAGCCTCGAGGTTGCCGACGAGCTCTCGCCCGAACAGCACGGCCGGCTGGCGGATCTGGGGGCCCTGATCCACGACAACACCATCACCTTCCGGGCCGAGCCCGCGACGTTCTGGGCGGTTATGGACGCGGTGCGCCCTGCCCGCGTGGTGCGCTTAGAAAAGAGCCAGGCCGACCTGATGGAGATCGTTCTCAGGCTCATAGAGGAACACAATGCTACAACTGATCACAAATGAGGCCTGCCGCAACCTGATCCTGTTCCGCCGCTACCTGGGTGAGTCTGTCGCCAGCCTGGTGGTGCTGATGCTGGTCTTCTACGGTCTCTTCTTGGGCACCCGCTACATGGCCGGGCCCACCGCCCAGTTCGGCGACCGGCTCGACGCCATGGTCGTCGGCTTCGTGCTGTGGACACTGATCCTGAGCTCGTTTGCGGGGCTGGCCCAGAACCTAGCGGAGGAGGCCCAGACGGGGGTGATGGAGCAGGTCTTCCTCTCCTCCTACCCGCCTACCGTGGTGTTCCTGGCCCGGTGTGTCTCCAGCGTTGGGTTCATCCTGCTGGTCAACGGGGCTGTGCTAGCCGCGCTCATCCTGCTGACCGGGGCCAGGATCGTCCTGCCGCTAGCGGTGATCCCCCCTGTCATCACAATCCTCATGGCTTCGTACGGGCTGGGGTTCGCCTTGGCCTCGCTGGCCCTGCGCTTCAAGCGCGTCACCCAGCTCGTGAACCTGGGGCAGTTCGCCCTTCTGTTCCTGGTCATGACCCCTTTCGAGCATTGGCAGAGCCCCGTTCCGGGGTACGTGCTTCCCATGGCACCCGGCGTCGGCCTGACCCGCGAGGTTATGGCACACGGGGGCAGCCTGGACGGCTCGATGATGTCGGCGGCAGCCCTTAACGGTCTGGTCTACCTGGCCCTGGGCGTCTGGGCGTTTCAGGTCGGGATCCGCAAAGTTAAGAGCCAGGGGCTGCTAAGCGGGTATTGAGACTGGAAGCGGTCGAACGCGGTGAGGCGGTCGGCCGACGATGTAACGGCCTATGGTCGGGGCAGGCTCTAACCCACCGCATAAGCACCCCAGGGAAGGAGGAGGAGACATGGGAGCCGGTACCGTTGCAGCCGGGCTGGAGACGTCCCGGACGAGTCTGAGGCCGATCTCGGTCGGCGACGCCGACCTGGTGTATGCCACCCTTCAAAACCCCAGGGTCACCCGCTACCTGGATCAGCCGCCGCCGTCGCTCGAGGCGGCGCGGGCTATGATCGAGGTGATGGCTGCGCCTGAGACGGGCCGCTGGTGGGTTGTTCGCGCCCGAGACGGCCGGGCCCTCGGGTCCGCGGGGCTCAACAGGCTCTACACACCGGGCGTGGGCATCGTCCTGGATCCCGCGGCGTGGGGGCACGGGCTCGCCACGGAGGTACTCGGGGCGGTGGTGCGGTACGCGCTCGAGGCGATGAGGCTCAGCCGTGTCGAGGCCCAGGTGCATGAGGACAATGTCGCCGCGAGGGCAGTGGTTGAGCGCCTGGGATTCACGGTGCGGGGCCTAACGCACCGTTTCTACCCGGCCGAAGGCCGGGTGCGGCTTACGTCGGTGTGGGGCAAATCCGGGGAGAATCCTGCGGGCGCCGCGGGCCTCCAAGCCGATCCAGTGACGAAGGCCGAGGTCTGCAAGCAGCTTGTGCTGCTCCCGGTGCAGGACATCCGGGCCACGCTGGGCTTCTACGTCGGCAGCCTTGGCTTCCGACTCGACTTCGTCCAGGGCGACCCGCCGCAGTACGCTGCCGTCTCACTGGGGTGCTGGTCTTCCGATGTTGGACGCATACACTTTTTCGCCTCCCCTGATGCGGCTGTGGCAGGTGCACGGCCGACCGTGTACTTGTGCCTGGGGGATGACCTGAGCTCCGTGTACCAGAGGGCTCGAGAGAACGGTGCGGCGGTGACGCGCGAACTGTTGGAGATCCAAGCCGGCACGCGGGAGTTCGTGCTGACTGATCCAGACGGCTACAGGGTGGCCTTCCGAGACGTACTCTAGCGCGTACTTCTTCGGCACAGACGCTCCCAGTGGGCAGGGGTATCCGCGATCGGCAGGCTACGCAGCCCCAGTCGCGCCCAGCGATGGAAATCTGAGAAAACAGGGGTTCCCCGGTCGCGTTTGGCGATGGAAAAACACGACCAGCGCATCCAGTAGGACTTATACCAGATCCGGTTAGTTCGTCACC includes the following:
- a CDS encoding ABC transporter permease, translated to MLQLITNEACRNLILFRRYLGESVASLVVLMLVFYGLFLGTRYMAGPTAQFGDRLDAMVVGFVLWTLILSSFAGLAQNLAEEAQTGVMEQVFLSSYPPTVVFLARCVSSVGFILLVNGAVLAALILLTGARIVLPLAVIPPVITILMASYGLGFALASLALRFKRVTQLVNLGQFALLFLVMTPFEHWQSPVPGYVLPMAPGVGLTREVMAHGGSLDGSMMSAAALNGLVYLALGVWAFQVGIRKVKSQGLLSGY
- a CDS encoding GNAT family N-acetyltransferase codes for the protein MGAGTVAAGLETSRTSLRPISVGDADLVYATLQNPRVTRYLDQPPPSLEAARAMIEVMAAPETGRWWVVRARDGRALGSAGLNRLYTPGVGIVLDPAAWGHGLATEVLGAVVRYALEAMRLSRVEAQVHEDNVAARAVVERLGFTVRGLTHRFYPAEGRVRLTSVWGKSGENPAGAAGLQADPVTKAEVCKQLVLLPVQDIRATLGFYVGSLGFRLDFVQGDPPQYAAVSLGCWSSDVGRIHFFASPDAAVAGARPTVYLCLGDDLSSVYQRARENGAAVTRELLEIQAGTREFVLTDPDGYRVAFRDVL
- a CDS encoding ABC transporter ATP-binding protein, producing the protein MISERQASLGEVGQVVVRATDLWKTFRPGRRVIEAVRGVSLTVARGEVLAFLGPNGSGKSTTIRMMAGLMRPDSGKVEVLGVELSSGLRGSAGVGAVLEGNRNMYWRMTVGENLMYFGRLRGLSRREVRAESDRLLEQFGLAERRDDLAQQLSRGLQQRLAVALALLHRPSFLLLDEPTLGLDFESTEALKRIIHEVAGAGTAVLLATHQLDVAESLATRVSLIHRGRLVVDEKIQSLVARFSGDSFSLEVADELSPEQHGRLADLGALIHDNTITFRAEPATFWAVMDAVRPARVVRLEKSQADLMEIVLRLIEEHNATTDHK